Proteins from one Candidatus Methylomirabilota bacterium genomic window:
- a CDS encoding HD domain-containing protein produces the protein MDRTGSSTPKLSPRFDEALQYAFSLHATQVRKGTGIPYMAHLMSVAALVLEDGGDEDEAIAALLHDAVEDQGGPPTLEAIRRRFGERVARIVDGCTDSDTVPKRPWRQRKEQYLADIRHASPDVRRVSSADKLHNARAILADFRRVGDALWVRFNGDKEGTLWYYRSLVTAFRETGPGRIVEELDRIVTEIERLASP, from the coding sequence ATGGACCGGACAGGATCAAGCACGCCGAAACTCTCCCCGCGTTTCGACGAAGCCCTCCAGTACGCCTTCTCCTTGCACGCCACCCAGGTGCGAAAGGGGACCGGGATTCCGTATATGGCCCATCTCATGAGTGTGGCCGCGCTCGTCCTCGAAGATGGAGGCGACGAAGATGAGGCCATCGCGGCTCTGTTACATGACGCGGTCGAGGATCAAGGGGGGCCGCCCACCCTGGAGGCGATCCGCCGGCGATTCGGTGAGCGCGTCGCACGGATCGTGGACGGCTGCACCGACTCTGATACCGTTCCAAAACGCCCGTGGCGCCAGCGAAAAGAACAGTACCTTGCCGATATTCGGCACGCGTCCCCCGACGTGCGCCGGGTATCCTCGGCTGATAAGCTCCACAACGCCCGAGCCATCCTCGCGGACTTTCGGCGGGTGGGGGACGCCCTGTGGGTGAGGTTCAACGGCGACAAAGAAGGGACCTTATGGTACTACCGCTCGCTCGTCACCGCGTTTCGGGAGACCGGCCCAGGCCGCATCGTCGAGGAGCTTGACCGCATCGTGACCGAGATCGAGCGGCTGGCGTCCCCCTGA
- a CDS encoding MFS transporter, whose protein sequence is MNPPAKEIRLGLKENWQQFSLLVLTVAFVGSLVGLETTVVPLIGEQEFGLASKTAIVSFIITFGVVKALCNFFAGYLSETWGRRGVLVIGWLIGLPVPFIIIYANAWFWIGVANVLLGINQAMTWSMTVTMKIDLVGPRQRGLAMGLNEFSGYFSVGITAWLTGEIAARYGLRPEPFYLGIGTAVAGLLVSLFFVRETIEHARYEARLRAAPSNPGTGNPEPQAKEKPSVKEIFSLTTWKERALSSCSLAGLVNNHNVGMSWGIYPLFFSSYGLGVAAIGVIRALYPAVWGLLQPITGPLSDRIGRKRLIVGGLIIQALAIWMTVLLPTYSWWIAAAVLQGLGTAMVYPVLLAAISDVAHPDWRATSLGVYRLWRDLGYAVGALLAGVVADLFGMAASIHVIAILSLLSAFVVAVRMYETLPARPLPSPDPSA, encoded by the coding sequence GTGAATCCGCCTGCGAAAGAGATCCGCCTGGGGCTCAAAGAAAATTGGCAGCAGTTCTCGCTGCTGGTCCTGACGGTGGCCTTTGTTGGCTCCCTGGTGGGTCTGGAGACCACCGTTGTCCCCCTCATCGGCGAGCAGGAGTTCGGCCTCGCCTCCAAGACCGCCATCGTCTCGTTCATCATCACTTTCGGCGTGGTCAAGGCCCTCTGCAACTTCTTCGCAGGCTATCTCTCGGAAACCTGGGGGCGCAGGGGGGTGCTCGTGATCGGCTGGCTTATCGGCCTGCCCGTGCCCTTTATCATCATCTACGCCAATGCATGGTTTTGGATCGGCGTGGCCAACGTGCTTCTCGGCATCAACCAGGCTATGACCTGGTCGATGACCGTGACCATGAAGATCGATCTCGTCGGCCCGCGGCAGCGGGGTCTGGCAATGGGGCTCAATGAGTTCTCCGGCTACTTCTCCGTGGGGATCACGGCCTGGCTCACCGGCGAGATTGCCGCTCGCTACGGCCTTCGGCCCGAGCCGTTCTACCTGGGCATTGGCACTGCCGTGGCGGGGCTCCTGGTGTCGCTTTTCTTTGTACGAGAGACCATCGAGCACGCCCGCTACGAGGCCCGCCTGCGGGCGGCACCGAGCAACCCTGGGACGGGTAATCCCGAACCCCAGGCCAAAGAGAAACCTTCCGTGAAGGAGATCTTCTCCCTGACCACGTGGAAGGAGCGGGCCCTGTCCTCTTGCAGTCTGGCCGGGCTGGTGAACAATCACAATGTCGGGATGTCCTGGGGGATTTACCCCCTCTTCTTCTCATCATATGGGCTGGGCGTTGCGGCCATCGGCGTCATCAGGGCCCTCTACCCCGCCGTGTGGGGGCTGCTGCAGCCCATCACCGGTCCCCTGAGCGACCGGATTGGGCGAAAAAGACTCATCGTCGGCGGGCTGATCATTCAGGCCCTTGCGATTTGGATGACGGTCCTCTTACCCACCTATTCGTGGTGGATCGCCGCTGCGGTGCTTCAGGGGCTCGGGACGGCGATGGTCTACCCGGTCCTGCTGGCGGCCATCAGCGACGTCGCCCACCCGGATTGGCGGGCGACCTCGCTGGGGGTGTACCGCCTCTGGCGAGACTTGGGCTACGCCGTCGGGGCCTTGCTGGCCGGCGTGGTGGCCGACCTGTTTGGCATGGCAGCCTCCATCCACGTCATCGCCATCCTGTCGCTCCTCTCGGCGTTCGTCGTAGCCGTCCGAATGTACGAGACGCTTCCCGCTCGGCCTCTTCCTTCTCCTGACCCTTCTGCGTAA
- a CDS encoding class I SAM-dependent methyltransferase, with translation MRKWLFARWYNKIMEKYEAYISQRKQALFAELPTTVMEIGPGTGANLGYLSQGCKWIGIEPNPYMHPQLREKAASHGVEAEFRVATAEGIDVDDASVDAVLCTLVLCSVRDPQQVLNEALRVLKPGGKFYFIEHVAAPQGTWLRRWQRVMRPIWSGFADGCRPDRETGAAIQNAGFRSVELEGFRVPFPPALPFVAPHVAGVAVK, from the coding sequence TTGCGAAAGTGGCTATTCGCCCGCTGGTACAACAAGATCATGGAGAAGTACGAAGCGTACATCTCCCAGCGGAAACAGGCGTTATTCGCAGAGCTGCCCACTACTGTAATGGAGATCGGGCCGGGAACGGGGGCGAATCTTGGGTACCTCTCGCAAGGGTGCAAGTGGATCGGGATTGAGCCCAATCCCTATATGCACCCGCAGCTCCGGGAGAAAGCCGCGAGTCACGGGGTAGAAGCAGAATTCCGCGTCGCGACTGCAGAGGGCATCGATGTGGATGATGCCAGTGTCGATGCGGTGCTGTGTACTTTAGTGCTGTGTTCGGTTCGCGATCCGCAACAGGTATTGAACGAGGCTCTTCGTGTGCTCAAGCCAGGTGGTAAGTTCTATTTCATTGAACACGTTGCAGCCCCGCAAGGAACATGGCTGCGTCGCTGGCAACGTGTCATGCGGCCCATCTGGAGTGGCTTCGCCGATGGCTGTCGGCCCGACCGGGAAACAGGAGCCGCAATCCAGAATGCGGGTTTTCGATCCGTGGAATTGGAGGGCTTCCGTGTCCCTTTTCCGCCGGCGCTTCCGTTCGTGGCGCCGCATGTTGCGGGAGTCGCCGTCAAGTAA